A DNA window from Pontimonas salivibrio contains the following coding sequences:
- the trpA gene encoding tryptophan synthase subunit alpha — MSTPSVAETIAAAKENGRGVVIGYLPMGFPDLATSVEAAVILAEEGFDVLELGVPYSDPVMDGPLISRSTQRALEAGFKLRDLFPAIAEITRRVDIPVLVMTYWNPVVQYGVDRFTKDLLAAGAKGLITPDLIPDEASEWLEVSERLGAERVFLAAPSSSDERLARAVAESKGFVYAVSTMGITGTRAGVDKAAHTVVSRLREQDADSVCVGLGISTGEHVDEVLAYADGAIVGSALVRALDEGGLDQLRTVAAGLTKRSGLQAR; from the coding sequence GTGTCCACCCCGAGTGTTGCGGAGACCATTGCCGCCGCAAAGGAAAACGGCCGCGGTGTGGTTATTGGCTACCTGCCAATGGGGTTTCCAGATCTTGCGACCAGTGTTGAGGCCGCCGTCATTCTTGCCGAAGAAGGATTCGATGTTCTGGAGCTTGGTGTGCCCTATTCCGATCCTGTGATGGACGGACCGCTGATTTCGCGCTCCACCCAGCGCGCGTTAGAAGCCGGTTTTAAACTTCGCGATCTGTTTCCTGCAATTGCAGAAATCACTCGCAGAGTGGACATACCGGTACTGGTGATGACGTACTGGAATCCCGTTGTTCAGTACGGCGTTGATCGCTTTACCAAGGATCTTCTTGCGGCGGGCGCCAAAGGTCTCATCACCCCGGATCTCATCCCCGATGAGGCCAGCGAGTGGCTAGAGGTTTCTGAACGCCTAGGCGCTGAGCGGGTATTTCTCGCTGCACCGTCCTCCAGCGACGAACGCCTTGCGCGGGCCGTGGCAGAGTCCAAAGGGTTTGTCTATGCGGTGTCCACGATGGGAATTACGGGGACCCGAGCGGGCGTGGACAAGGCGGCGCACACGGTCGTCTCCAGACTTCGAGAGCAGGACGCTGATTCGGTCTGTGTGGGCCTCGGTATTTCCACTGGCGAGCACGTCGATGAGGTGCTCGCCTACGCCGATGGTGCCATTGTGGGATCCGCCCTGGTGCGTGCACTCGACGAGGGTGGTCTTGACCAGTTGAGAACCGTTGCGGCGGGTTTGACCAAACGAAGCGGGCTCCAGGCCAGGTAG
- the trpB gene encoding tryptophan synthase subunit beta, with product MTTLREESGPYYGAFGGRFVPESLIGALDELEAAYRDAKADPTFQAELDRLHRDYTGRPSIITEATRYSEYCGGARIFLKREDLNHTGSHKINNVLGQALLAKRIGKTRLIAETGAGQHGVATATAAALMGMECLVYMGQVDTERQALNVARMRLLGAEVHPVTTGSRTLKDAINEAMRDWVANVEHSHYLLGTVAGPHPFPLIVRDFHSVIGYEARQQMLELTGRLPDAVTACIGGGSNAMGIFHAFLDDPSVRLVGYEAGGDGVDTPHHAATLGMGKAGVLHGARSLVLQDEDGQTIESHSISAGLDYPGVGPEHAWLQSIGRSEYGSVTDDEAMQALRRLSHSEGIIPAIETAHGLAGTEKLGKELGPGANILVNLSGRGDKDMETAARYFNLIGEGA from the coding sequence ATGACAACACTTCGTGAAGAATCAGGCCCGTACTACGGCGCATTCGGTGGACGATTCGTCCCCGAATCTCTCATTGGCGCGCTCGATGAGCTAGAAGCCGCCTACCGGGACGCCAAGGCAGACCCTACCTTTCAAGCCGAACTAGATCGGCTCCATCGCGACTACACGGGTCGGCCCTCCATCATCACCGAAGCAACCCGCTACTCGGAATATTGCGGTGGGGCGCGAATTTTCTTGAAGCGCGAAGACCTGAATCACACCGGCAGTCACAAAATCAACAACGTGTTGGGTCAGGCGCTTCTGGCGAAAAGAATTGGAAAAACGAGGCTTATCGCCGAAACTGGCGCCGGCCAACACGGTGTGGCGACCGCCACTGCTGCAGCACTGATGGGCATGGAGTGCCTGGTCTACATGGGGCAGGTCGACACTGAACGACAGGCCTTGAATGTCGCCAGAATGCGCCTTTTGGGTGCAGAGGTCCACCCTGTGACCACTGGTTCGAGGACATTGAAAGACGCCATCAACGAAGCGATGCGCGACTGGGTGGCCAATGTGGAGCACTCCCACTACCTTTTGGGCACTGTTGCCGGACCGCACCCGTTCCCGCTCATTGTCCGAGACTTCCACTCGGTCATTGGCTACGAAGCCCGTCAGCAAATGCTTGAGCTGACCGGTCGCCTACCAGACGCCGTCACCGCCTGTATTGGTGGTGGCAGCAACGCGATGGGTATTTTCCACGCCTTCCTTGACGATCCTTCGGTACGCCTTGTGGGTTATGAAGCGGGTGGCGACGGCGTCGATACTCCCCACCATGCAGCGACCCTCGGAATGGGTAAGGCCGGGGTTCTCCACGGGGCCAGAAGCCTGGTACTCCAAGACGAAGACGGTCAAACCATCGAGTCGCACTCAATTTCTGCGGGTCTTGACTACCCCGGTGTCGGCCCCGAACACGCCTGGCTACAATCCATTGGGCGAAGCGAATACGGCTCCGTCACTGACGATGAGGCCATGCAGGCACTGCGCAGGCTGTCCCACAGTGAAGGAATTATTCCGGCAATCGAGACCGCTCACGGTCTTGCCGGCACCGAGAAGCTTGGAAAAGAGCTCGGCCCTGGAGCGAACATTTTGGTCAATCTCAGTGGCCGCGGAGATAAAGACATGGAAACTGCGGCGCGATACTTCAACTTGATCGGTGAAGGAGCTTAA
- a CDS encoding indole-3-glycerol phosphate synthase TrpC has translation MLNELVAGAREDARNREATVPLEELVAKATLMPAVSVSAHLAPGLDHVGVIAEIKRASPSKGPLADIPDPVWLAKEYEAGGASAISVLTESRQFKGSLDDLAQVSSAVDIPVLRKDFLTSTYQVVDARAHGASMILVIMAAVNDAVARSIIDEANTWGMQALVEAHSADEVRRAVDLGAELIGINARDLTTFELDRNLFGTLRDLIPSGVATVAESAVNTPADVAAYREQGADFVLVGEALVTGENPQATVREYCQS, from the coding sequence GTGTTAAACGAGCTTGTTGCGGGTGCCCGTGAGGATGCCCGCAATCGTGAGGCGACTGTTCCGTTAGAGGAGTTGGTGGCCAAAGCCACACTGATGCCCGCGGTGTCTGTCTCAGCACACTTGGCTCCGGGGCTGGACCATGTCGGCGTGATTGCGGAAATCAAACGGGCGAGCCCCTCTAAGGGCCCTCTGGCTGACATTCCTGACCCGGTCTGGTTGGCTAAAGAATACGAAGCGGGTGGTGCCAGTGCCATCAGCGTGTTGACCGAGTCGAGACAGTTCAAAGGTTCCCTCGACGACCTCGCGCAGGTGTCCTCAGCGGTCGATATTCCCGTTCTTCGCAAAGACTTCCTCACCAGTACCTATCAGGTCGTTGACGCCCGCGCCCACGGCGCGAGCATGATCCTGGTGATCATGGCCGCGGTGAATGATGCGGTGGCACGATCGATCATTGATGAGGCCAACACCTGGGGGATGCAGGCACTAGTGGAGGCACATAGCGCCGACGAAGTCCGACGGGCCGTCGATCTGGGGGCCGAACTCATTGGGATTAACGCACGAGATTTGACCACTTTCGAACTCGATCGGAACCTGTTTGGCACACTTCGCGACTTAATCCCGTCAGGTGTGGCGACGGTTGCGGAATCGGCCGTGAACACACCGGCCGATGTGGCGGCTTACCGCGAGCAGGGAGCTGATTTTGTGCTGGTGGGTGAAGCGCTCGTCACCGGAGAGAACCCCCAGGCAACCGTGAGAGAGTACTGCCAATCATGA
- a CDS encoding DUF6704 family protein, whose protein sequence is MTPENDPGHGHSPAAWIAVAVSIAGLSAATVFFFLAIWTPFWISMAVFVGGLLLGPLLAAMGYGVRGPKWQPKDTH, encoded by the coding sequence ATGACCCCCGAGAATGACCCCGGACACGGCCACTCTCCTGCGGCCTGGATAGCCGTAGCGGTGTCGATTGCTGGACTTTCCGCCGCCACAGTGTTCTTCTTCCTCGCCATCTGGACACCGTTCTGGATTTCGATGGCGGTGTTCGTTGGCGGCCTACTCCTCGGACCCCTCTTAGCGGCGATGGGCTATGGCGTCCGCGGACCAAAATGGCAGCCAAAGGACACCCACTAG
- a CDS encoding Trp biosynthesis-associated membrane protein, with protein MADSCTPRRGSRHYPMIVALIVGLVSVGAPWVTVELPTGATGTAGVAEVAPASFSAALAAVAAWGATLLTRERATRVVSVLQGLLGGVAIVFYARAFIETDSVIESVASNASGVIGALSASDSVTTWSPAWIGLWGVVLLAIIISGLWGVLVPGRRGSGRSKYERSDQVDEPDPWESLSDGEDPTSR; from the coding sequence ATGGCTGATTCGTGTACACCACGTCGCGGCAGTCGCCATTACCCCATGATTGTGGCCTTAATTGTGGGTTTGGTAAGTGTCGGAGCACCGTGGGTCACCGTCGAGCTCCCCACCGGAGCGACTGGCACAGCCGGCGTGGCTGAAGTCGCTCCCGCCTCTTTTAGTGCCGCCCTTGCAGCCGTTGCCGCGTGGGGTGCGACCCTGTTGACACGGGAGAGAGCCACCCGAGTCGTGAGCGTCCTGCAAGGGTTGTTAGGTGGGGTTGCAATCGTGTTTTATGCCCGCGCTTTTATCGAAACCGATTCGGTCATCGAATCGGTCGCGTCCAATGCGAGCGGTGTGATCGGTGCACTATCAGCCTCAGACAGTGTGACGACCTGGTCGCCGGCGTGGATTGGGTTGTGGGGCGTAGTGCTTCTCGCGATCATTATTTCAGGGTTGTGGGGTGTGCTGGTCCCCGGGCGGCGTGGCAGTGGCCGGTCGAAATATGAACGCTCGGATCAGGTGGATGAGCCCGACCCGTGGGAGTCCCTGAGCGACGGAGAAGACCCCACCTCCCGGTAA
- the trpE gene encoding anthranilate synthase component I has product MNQSGQPISHLGDTTLEAFLEAGNDAPVVAVMRTLFADSETPMGLYRKLSGGPGSFLLESADQAGKWSRYSFIGASSHGVLTESDGHAQWDSLGMSASEAFGGPVPEKALDALEALDLRWASNALPAVPPFSGGLVGYIGWDAVRELEHLPHPPRSVHPVPRVAMALTKDLVVFDHHSSDVILLALVYSQEPVTKSHYTEAVARLDSLHDALRAPTASTLSTRHEGEAQGATPNMTREQFHDMVARAKQHIVDGDVFQVVVGQRFDAEVTASALEVYRVLRSLNPSPYMYLLESRGADGVPFHVVGSSPEALVSVKNNRVYSHPIAGSRPRGDTPERDAEIAHELAADQKEQAEHLMLVDLARNDLSRVCVSGSVDVTEFMEVERFSHIMHLVSSVEGQKRPDASLTDVLRATFPAGTLSGAPKPRALEIIDDLEPDRRGVYGGVVGYFAHRGDADVAIAIRTVWMREGVATVQAGAGIVADSDPESEYQETHHKAAAPLRAVATANALQPDTQAPDSK; this is encoded by the coding sequence GTGAACCAGTCAGGTCAGCCGATTAGCCACCTGGGAGACACCACGCTGGAGGCCTTTCTTGAGGCGGGCAACGATGCGCCTGTCGTGGCAGTAATGCGCACACTCTTTGCAGATAGTGAAACCCCGATGGGGCTTTATCGAAAACTCTCCGGGGGCCCAGGCTCCTTTTTACTGGAATCGGCCGATCAGGCCGGCAAATGGTCGAGGTATTCTTTTATTGGCGCCTCCAGCCATGGTGTGTTGACCGAATCAGATGGTCACGCGCAGTGGGATTCGCTGGGAATGAGTGCCAGTGAGGCTTTCGGGGGACCTGTCCCCGAGAAAGCACTCGATGCCCTCGAAGCACTAGACCTGCGCTGGGCAAGCAATGCCTTGCCCGCCGTGCCCCCATTTTCTGGCGGTCTTGTCGGCTATATCGGCTGGGATGCGGTGCGGGAGTTGGAACACCTGCCACACCCGCCACGCAGTGTTCACCCGGTGCCACGGGTCGCGATGGCACTCACAAAAGATTTGGTGGTCTTTGACCACCACTCGTCGGATGTGATTTTGTTGGCCTTGGTCTACTCTCAGGAGCCCGTCACAAAGAGCCACTACACCGAAGCTGTGGCGCGGTTGGATTCACTTCACGACGCCCTTCGAGCACCGACAGCCTCAACGCTCTCCACTCGCCACGAAGGTGAGGCCCAGGGGGCAACACCCAACATGACCCGGGAGCAATTCCACGACATGGTGGCCCGAGCCAAGCAACACATTGTTGACGGGGATGTCTTTCAAGTGGTCGTCGGGCAGCGCTTTGATGCCGAGGTCACCGCAAGCGCCCTTGAGGTGTATCGCGTGTTGCGTTCGCTGAACCCCAGCCCTTACATGTATTTGCTGGAATCACGGGGGGCTGATGGGGTTCCCTTCCACGTCGTCGGGTCATCGCCCGAAGCGCTTGTGAGCGTAAAAAACAATCGCGTGTACTCCCACCCGATTGCGGGTTCACGTCCCCGAGGGGACACCCCGGAGCGCGATGCGGAAATTGCCCACGAGTTGGCCGCAGATCAGAAAGAGCAGGCTGAGCACCTCATGCTGGTTGATTTGGCCAGAAATGACCTCTCCCGCGTCTGTGTGTCGGGCAGTGTTGACGTCACCGAATTCATGGAAGTGGAGCGTTTTAGCCACATCATGCATTTGGTGAGTTCCGTCGAAGGCCAAAAGCGCCCGGACGCGAGTCTCACCGACGTGTTACGCGCAACATTTCCCGCAGGGACCCTCAGTGGCGCACCGAAACCTCGGGCGCTGGAAATCATCGACGATCTGGAACCCGATCGGCGTGGCGTCTATGGGGGAGTGGTGGGCTACTTTGCCCACCGCGGTGACGCCGATGTGGCGATTGCGATTCGAACCGTGTGGATGCGCGAAGGTGTGGCCACCGTCCAGGCAGGAGCGGGCATTGTTGCCGATTCCGATCCCGAAAGTGAGTATCAAGAAACCCACCACAAGGCGGCCGCGCCCCTCAGAGCCGTTGCCACAGCCAACGCGCTACAACCGGACACACAGGCACCTGATTCGAAATGA
- the hisI gene encoding phosphoribosyl-AMP cyclohydrolase, protein MNSVVKVTGEIPGDVVFNADGLVPVVVQDDQTLQVLMLAWMDAEAIRRTVSEGRVTYFSRSRKEYWRKGDTSGHVQWAQSLSLDCDGDTILLRVDQTGPACHTGSTSCFEARS, encoded by the coding sequence ATGAACTCAGTAGTGAAAGTCACGGGCGAAATACCCGGCGATGTGGTGTTCAACGCTGACGGGTTGGTCCCCGTGGTGGTCCAAGACGACCAGACCCTGCAGGTATTAATGCTGGCGTGGATGGACGCAGAAGCGATTCGCCGCACCGTGTCAGAAGGCCGAGTGACATATTTTTCTCGCTCCCGCAAGGAATATTGGCGAAAGGGCGACACCAGCGGTCACGTCCAATGGGCACAGTCACTTTCTCTCGACTGTGACGGTGACACGATCTTGCTCCGGGTCGATCAGACCGGGCCCGCCTGCCACACCGGGTCAACCAGTTGTTTTGAGGCCAGGTCGTGA
- the hisF gene encoding imidazole glycerol phosphate synthase subunit HisF has product MTLATRVIPCLDVDSGRVVKGVNFLDLVDQGDPVELATRYGAQGADEITFLDVTATVDDRATTLDLVRRTAETLFIPLTVGGGVRTSDDVARLLAHGADKISVNSAAISRPELIDDIAQRFGAQVCVVSLDVKRDPGTPSGFVVTTHGGRTTTDIDALQWAIESVDRGAGELLVNSIDADGTKEGFDVELISLLRPHVSVPLVASGGAGALSHFAPAIVAGADAVLAASVFHSGALTVSQVKEELVAQGVVVR; this is encoded by the coding sequence GTGACTCTGGCCACACGGGTCATTCCTTGCCTGGATGTTGATTCGGGCAGGGTCGTCAAGGGTGTCAACTTCCTCGACCTTGTTGACCAGGGCGACCCGGTGGAGCTGGCGACCCGTTACGGTGCACAGGGCGCCGACGAGATCACTTTCTTGGATGTGACCGCCACGGTTGATGACCGGGCGACCACGTTGGATCTTGTCAGGCGGACAGCAGAAACCCTCTTTATCCCGCTCACGGTGGGCGGAGGGGTGCGAACCAGTGACGATGTTGCCCGTCTCTTAGCCCACGGTGCCGACAAGATCAGTGTCAATTCGGCAGCGATTAGTCGACCAGAACTCATCGACGATATTGCTCAACGTTTTGGCGCCCAAGTGTGTGTTGTATCCCTCGATGTGAAAAGGGACCCGGGCACGCCCTCGGGCTTCGTCGTGACGACTCATGGTGGGCGGACCACAACCGACATTGATGCCCTCCAGTGGGCAATCGAAAGTGTTGACCGCGGAGCCGGAGAACTACTGGTTAACTCCATTGACGCAGACGGCACCAAAGAAGGCTTCGACGTGGAGCTGATTTCTCTGTTGCGGCCACACGTGTCTGTTCCCCTGGTCGCTTCAGGGGGTGCAGGGGCGCTGTCTCACTTTGCTCCTGCGATTGTGGCTGGCGCCGATGCGGTGCTTGCGGCATCGGTGTTTCACAGTGGCGCGTTGACCGTGTCACAGGTTAAGGAAGAATTGGTCGCGCAGGGGGTGGTAGTCAGATGA
- the hisG gene encoding ATP phosphoribosyltransferase, with protein MSSLNTPAQPLRIAVPNKGTLSDAAQQMLTEAGYSGRVDPRALSVPDERNGVEFYYLRPRDIATYVASGALDIGITGRDLLRDSETPAREIQPLDFGFSTFRFAGPPGIDDLEALKGKRVATSYPHLVERFLAERGVVADIVRLDGAVESAVRLGVAEAVADVVSTGRTLAAQGLEIFGPVILESEAVLIAGPENPPGLATLQQRLQGVLVARQFVLMDYDLPLELLDQAIAISPGLESPTVSPLQDPAWVAVRAMVRRGDQHEVMDRLYALGARAILMSSIHAARI; from the coding sequence ATGAGTTCTCTGAACACTCCAGCACAACCGCTACGGATCGCTGTACCCAATAAGGGCACTCTTTCCGACGCCGCTCAGCAAATGCTTACTGAGGCGGGCTATTCGGGCCGCGTTGATCCTCGTGCACTCAGTGTCCCCGATGAGCGAAACGGGGTCGAGTTTTACTACTTGCGCCCTCGAGACATCGCCACCTATGTGGCCAGTGGCGCCCTCGATATTGGGATCACCGGGCGTGACTTGTTGCGCGACTCGGAAACTCCTGCGAGAGAGATTCAGCCTCTGGATTTTGGTTTTTCCACTTTCCGTTTCGCGGGCCCTCCAGGCATTGATGACCTCGAAGCCCTCAAAGGCAAAAGGGTCGCTACGAGCTATCCGCACCTGGTCGAACGGTTTTTGGCCGAGCGTGGAGTGGTGGCCGACATTGTTCGCCTCGATGGTGCCGTGGAATCGGCAGTCCGATTGGGTGTCGCTGAAGCCGTGGCCGATGTGGTCTCCACGGGGCGCACTCTTGCCGCCCAAGGGTTAGAGATCTTTGGTCCAGTAATTCTGGAATCCGAAGCAGTGTTGATTGCGGGCCCAGAAAACCCCCCAGGTCTTGCGACCCTGCAACAGCGCCTCCAGGGTGTTTTAGTCGCGAGACAGTTTGTGTTGATGGACTACGACCTTCCGTTAGAGCTACTTGACCAGGCGATTGCGATTTCTCCGGGTCTGGAATCGCCCACCGTGTCGCCGTTGCAGGACCCTGCATGGGTTGCGGTGCGGGCGATGGTGCGCCGTGGAGACCAGCACGAGGTCATGGACCGGCTCTACGCCTTAGGTGCCCGCGCCATCCTGATGTCATCGATTCACGCAGCGCGGATCTAG
- a CDS encoding phosphoribosyl-ATP diphosphatase: protein MKTFDELYREVHVRSLEATEGSRTAELLAAGVHAIGKKVVEEAAEVWMAAEHETDEELAVEIAQLLYHLQVMMVARGVSLEDVYRAL from the coding sequence GTGAAAACTTTCGATGAGCTTTACCGTGAAGTCCACGTTCGGTCCCTAGAAGCCACTGAAGGGTCGAGGACAGCTGAACTTCTCGCCGCCGGTGTGCACGCCATTGGAAAAAAAGTTGTCGAAGAGGCCGCCGAAGTGTGGATGGCGGCCGAGCACGAGACAGACGAAGAACTTGCCGTCGAAATCGCTCAGTTGCTTTATCACCTTCAGGTGATGATGGTCGCGCGCGGGGTCAGCCTCGAGGATGTGTACCGCGCCCTATGA
- a CDS encoding FKBP-type peptidyl-prolyl cis-trans isomerase: MSQTKPEIDPPMGPAPSELVIDDLEVGSGEEAKPGATVEVHYLGVDYETGEEFDSSWSRGQTITFPLSGLIAGWQEGIPGMKVGGRRTLACPPHLAYGPSGGGHPLSGKTLLFVIDLVGIR, encoded by the coding sequence ATGTCACAGACAAAGCCCGAAATTGATCCCCCCATGGGTCCAGCCCCCAGCGAACTGGTGATTGATGACCTCGAAGTGGGCTCCGGCGAGGAAGCCAAGCCGGGTGCCACTGTGGAAGTCCACTACCTCGGAGTGGACTACGAAACGGGCGAAGAATTTGATAGTTCCTGGTCGCGTGGCCAAACCATCACCTTTCCCCTCTCGGGACTCATTGCCGGTTGGCAGGAAGGAATTCCAGGGATGAAAGTCGGAGGGCGACGAACGCTGGCATGCCCACCCCACCTGGCCTATGGTCCTTCCGGTGGCGGGCACCCGTTGAGCGGAAAAACGCTCCTCTTCGTGATTGACCTGGTCGGCATCCGCTAA
- the rpe gene encoding ribulose-phosphate 3-epimerase yields MQVRINPSVLAADFVNMEAALQSISSADAVHVDVMDYHFVPNLTFGPQMVGRIQDVSPVPLDVHLMIDNPERWAVDFASTGADCVTFHVEATEDPLAVIEALEKAGAKTGISVKPGTPIEPYLDLVERVDQVLIMTVEPGFGGQSFMDSVLDKVTAVATRAADIGRDLWIQVDGGVGPGTIQRAARAGANTFVAGSSVFGREISPAEAIAELRAEAQAAVGH; encoded by the coding sequence GTGCAGGTGCGAATTAATCCGAGTGTTCTTGCGGCCGATTTTGTGAATATGGAAGCAGCACTGCAGAGCATCTCCTCCGCAGACGCGGTGCACGTGGATGTCATGGACTATCACTTTGTTCCCAACTTGACGTTTGGGCCCCAAATGGTGGGCCGCATCCAAGACGTCTCACCCGTCCCACTCGATGTGCACCTCATGATTGATAACCCCGAGCGTTGGGCAGTTGATTTTGCGAGCACCGGAGCCGACTGTGTGACGTTTCACGTGGAAGCCACCGAGGACCCTCTCGCGGTCATCGAGGCTCTGGAGAAGGCTGGGGCAAAGACAGGCATCTCGGTAAAGCCCGGCACACCCATCGAGCCCTACCTCGATTTAGTGGAGCGTGTCGACCAGGTACTGATTATGACCGTGGAACCAGGCTTTGGCGGGCAATCTTTCATGGACAGTGTGCTGGACAAAGTCACTGCTGTTGCCACGCGGGCGGCAGACATCGGCCGAGACCTGTGGATCCAGGTCGACGGGGGAGTAGGTCCCGGCACCATTCAACGTGCCGCTCGCGCAGGCGCAAACACTTTTGTGGCCGGCAGCAGTGTTTTTGGTCGAGAGATCTCTCCGGCTGAGGCGATCGCCGAACTACGGGCAGAGGCCCAGGCTGCCGTGGGCCACTAA
- a CDS encoding RsmB/NOP family class I SAM-dependent RNA methyltransferase — protein MADRKTRYPRSARGLAWALHQQVWEDGGYANIVWPKLLADTPLTAEDTRFATELAYGSLRRYGQWEAIVKAASGRDPHRIQQEVWWVLILGTHQLLAMSTATHAAVNEMVALCKTLGFSRASGFVNAVLRRVSEKTLEQWLEILTANRPEGAERLGVLHAHPEWIVHALGQALEREGRLEELPDLLGAHNEPASTHLALLGSTPHPNDQRTLYSPIGVVSPGNPGLDARVVASTARVQDEGSQLAALVAAHVVPMAAGMRMLDACAGPGGKTAVWGHVAQQVGATLTAVEQHAHRAALVSDSVRGLHSGTVEVVTADVIDYLDGTSEPFDRILLDAPCLGLGALRRRPEARWRKKRSDLDGLMDTQRALLSACAGALAPGGHLVYVTCSPVVEETTEAISWLLAHDSTMRAVQTEPIIQSVVRKPLDQVAVGTAVQLWPHRHGTDAMFIQVLVKSPSD, from the coding sequence GTGGCTGATCGAAAAACCCGCTACCCGCGGTCTGCTCGAGGTCTCGCGTGGGCGCTTCACCAACAGGTGTGGGAGGACGGGGGTTACGCAAACATTGTGTGGCCAAAGCTGTTGGCGGATACCCCACTGACTGCGGAGGACACACGGTTTGCGACCGAATTGGCTTACGGTTCGCTTAGGCGCTACGGCCAGTGGGAAGCCATTGTGAAGGCTGCTTCGGGTCGAGACCCACACCGGATACAACAAGAAGTCTGGTGGGTGCTCATTCTGGGAACCCACCAACTTCTCGCCATGTCCACAGCGACCCACGCTGCCGTCAACGAGATGGTGGCACTGTGTAAAACGCTGGGGTTTTCCCGCGCGTCTGGCTTCGTGAACGCTGTACTGCGTCGAGTGTCGGAAAAGACCCTGGAACAGTGGCTGGAGATCCTCACCGCCAATCGCCCGGAGGGGGCCGAGCGTTTGGGTGTGCTGCACGCCCACCCGGAGTGGATTGTCCACGCCCTTGGGCAGGCCCTCGAGCGTGAAGGTCGATTAGAGGAGCTTCCAGACCTTCTTGGTGCACATAACGAACCCGCCAGCACACACCTTGCGCTGCTCGGCTCCACGCCACACCCCAATGATCAGCGCACCTTATATTCGCCCATTGGTGTGGTGAGTCCCGGCAATCCGGGACTGGATGCCCGTGTGGTCGCGTCAACAGCAAGAGTGCAAGACGAAGGTTCACAATTGGCGGCACTCGTTGCCGCTCACGTTGTGCCGATGGCCGCAGGGATGAGAATGCTCGACGCTTGCGCTGGGCCGGGAGGAAAGACGGCCGTGTGGGGTCATGTAGCCCAGCAAGTGGGTGCCACCCTCACCGCGGTAGAACAACACGCCCACCGCGCCGCACTCGTGAGCGATTCGGTTCGTGGTCTGCATAGTGGGACAGTCGAGGTTGTCACCGCCGATGTCATTGATTACCTCGATGGGACAAGTGAGCCCTTCGATCGCATCCTGTTGGATGCGCCGTGTTTGGGCCTGGGGGCATTGCGCAGGCGACCGGAGGCACGGTGGCGCAAGAAGCGCTCCGATCTTGATGGCTTGATGGACACCCAACGTGCGCTGTTGTCGGCGTGTGCCGGAGCACTCGCCCCCGGTGGGCATCTGGTCTATGTCACATGCTCGCCCGTTGTGGAGGAAACCACGGAGGCTATTTCGTGGCTTCTCGCTCACGATTCGACCATGCGCGCTGTCCAGACAGAACCCATCATTCAATCCGTTGTGCGAAAGCCCCTCGATCAGGTGGCTGTGGGTACGGCCGTTCAGCTGTGGCCTCACCGTCATGGCACCGATGCGATGTTTATCCAAGTGCTCGTCAAGTCACCATCCGACTAG